A genome region from Panthera leo isolate Ple1 chromosome A2, P.leo_Ple1_pat1.1, whole genome shotgun sequence includes the following:
- the CCDC159 gene encoding coiled-coil domain-containing protein 159 isoform X1, which produces MSRCDPLLAGLPQDPDYSLPCSSSPLPSNVCVPANRKCDKYWDSSSDKTLDYTIHWSRTPEPEILGPAASENTVRSIDWRPGRDSGPQLCGSPLIQTPDSQEQCNDQDLKRHHSVAKKPLEASSPKVKVKSTMMIPDSQKHLRCELESLKSQLQAQTKAFEFLNHSVTMLEKESCLQQIKIQQLEVSSAEVLSPMSRQAEKERHRWGAEQGRQELYGALAQGLQGLQRTLRDGEEVERARTTRCLQLLAQEIRDRLHCPLSKKFLWEELELVREEVTFIYQKLQAQEDEITENLMNIQKVQKTQVKCRKVLTKMKQQGHETSDWPETEEMPPGGSGSWRGDLQKELSDIWSAVHLLQNSFDGFTMSAGGSPRDWNLRGYKGHRCLSPLFPSWDSDSDSDQNPSQPPFNKSHSFPPA; this is translated from the exons atgagcaggtg CGACCCTCTCCTGGCTGGCCTACCCCAGGACCCTGACtactctctgccctgctcctcaTCTCCCTTGCCCTCCAACGTGTGTGTGCCTGCTAACAGGAAGTGTGACAAGTACTGGG ACTCTTCCTCAGACAAGACCTTGGACTATACCATTCACTGGTCCAGGACCCCAGAGCCAGAGATCTTGGGGCCAGCTGCTTCTGAGAACACAGTGCGGAGTATAGACTGGAGGCCTGGGAGGGACTCAGGGCCTCAGTTGTGTGGGTCTCCTCTCATCCAGACCCCAGACTCACAGGAGCAGTGTAATGACCAGGACCTGAAGAGGCATCACAGCGTCGCTAAG AAGCCCTTGGAGGCCAGCTCTCCCAAAGTCAAAG TTAAGTCCACCATGATGATTCCCGACTCCCAGAAGCACCTGCGATGCGAGCTGGAGTCACTCAAGAGCCAGCTACAGGCCCAGACCAAG GCTTTCGAGTTCCTAAACCACTCCGTGACCATGTTGGAGAAGGAGAGCTGCCTGCAGCAAATCAAGATCCAACAGCTTGAAG TCTCATCTGCAGAGGTGCTGAGCCCCATGAGCCGCCAGGCAGAGAAGGAGCGACACAGGTGGGGCGCGGAGCAGGGACGGCAGGAGCTGTATGGGGCCCTGGCTCAAGGCCTGCAAGGGCTACAGAGGACCCTGCGTGACGGTGAGGAGGTAGAGAGGGCCCGCACCACTCGCTGTCTGCAGCTGCTGGCCCAGGAGATCCGGGACAG GCTGCACTGTCCCCTCAGCAAGAAGTTCCTGTGGGAGGAGCTGGAACTGGTGCGGGAGGAGGTGACCTTCATCTATCAGAAGCTCC aGGCTCAGGAGGACGAGATCACGGAGAACCTGATGAACATCCAGAAGGTGCAGAAGACACAGGTGAAGTGCCGCAAG GTCCTGACCAAGATGAAGCAGCAGGGGCATGAGACCTCCGACTGGCCGGAGACTGAGGAGATGCCACCAGGAGGCAGTGGCTCCTGGAGGGGTGACCTCCAAAAGGAGCTGAGTGACATATG GTCCGCCGTGCACTTGCTGCAGAACTCCTTTGATGGCTTCACCATGTCCGCAGGGGGCTCCCCCAGGGACTGGAACCTCAGGG GCTACAAGGGGCACCGATGCCTGAGCCCTCTGTTCCCCTCCTGGGACTCGGACTCAGACTCAGACCAGAACCCTTCCCAGCCACCGTTCAACAAGAGCCACTCCTTCCCACCTG CCTGA
- the CCDC159 gene encoding coiled-coil domain-containing protein 159 isoform X6, whose translation MSRCDPLLAGLPQDPDYSLPCSSSPLPSNVCVPANRKCDKYWDSSSDKTLDYTIHWSRTPEPEILGPAASENTVRSIDWRPGRDSGPQLCGSPLIQTPDSQEQCNDQDLKRHHSVAKKPLEASSPKVKVKSTMMIPDSQKHLRCELESLKSQLQAQTKAFEFLNHSVTMLEKESCLQQIKIQQLEEVLSPMSRQAEKERHRWGAEQGRQELYGALAQGLQGLQRTLRDGEEVERARTTRCLQLLAQEIRDSKKFLWEELELVREEVTFIYQKLQAQEDEITENLMNIQKVQKTQVKCRKVLTKMKQQGHETSDWPETEEMPPGGSGSWRGDLQKELSDIWSAVHLLQNSFDGFTMSAGGSPRDWNLRGYKGHRCLSPLFPSWDSDSDSDQNPSQPPFNKSHSFPPA comes from the exons atgagcaggtg CGACCCTCTCCTGGCTGGCCTACCCCAGGACCCTGACtactctctgccctgctcctcaTCTCCCTTGCCCTCCAACGTGTGTGTGCCTGCTAACAGGAAGTGTGACAAGTACTGGG ACTCTTCCTCAGACAAGACCTTGGACTATACCATTCACTGGTCCAGGACCCCAGAGCCAGAGATCTTGGGGCCAGCTGCTTCTGAGAACACAGTGCGGAGTATAGACTGGAGGCCTGGGAGGGACTCAGGGCCTCAGTTGTGTGGGTCTCCTCTCATCCAGACCCCAGACTCACAGGAGCAGTGTAATGACCAGGACCTGAAGAGGCATCACAGCGTCGCTAAG AAGCCCTTGGAGGCCAGCTCTCCCAAAGTCAAAG TTAAGTCCACCATGATGATTCCCGACTCCCAGAAGCACCTGCGATGCGAGCTGGAGTCACTCAAGAGCCAGCTACAGGCCCAGACCAAG GCTTTCGAGTTCCTAAACCACTCCGTGACCATGTTGGAGAAGGAGAGCTGCCTGCAGCAAATCAAGATCCAACAGCTTGAAG AGGTGCTGAGCCCCATGAGCCGCCAGGCAGAGAAGGAGCGACACAGGTGGGGCGCGGAGCAGGGACGGCAGGAGCTGTATGGGGCCCTGGCTCAAGGCCTGCAAGGGCTACAGAGGACCCTGCGTGACGGTGAGGAGGTAGAGAGGGCCCGCACCACTCGCTGTCTGCAGCTGCTGGCCCAGGAGATCCGGGACAG CAAGAAGTTCCTGTGGGAGGAGCTGGAACTGGTGCGGGAGGAGGTGACCTTCATCTATCAGAAGCTCC aGGCTCAGGAGGACGAGATCACGGAGAACCTGATGAACATCCAGAAGGTGCAGAAGACACAGGTGAAGTGCCGCAAG GTCCTGACCAAGATGAAGCAGCAGGGGCATGAGACCTCCGACTGGCCGGAGACTGAGGAGATGCCACCAGGAGGCAGTGGCTCCTGGAGGGGTGACCTCCAAAAGGAGCTGAGTGACATATG GTCCGCCGTGCACTTGCTGCAGAACTCCTTTGATGGCTTCACCATGTCCGCAGGGGGCTCCCCCAGGGACTGGAACCTCAGGG GCTACAAGGGGCACCGATGCCTGAGCCCTCTGTTCCCCTCCTGGGACTCGGACTCAGACTCAGACCAGAACCCTTCCCAGCCACCGTTCAACAAGAGCCACTCCTTCCCACCTG CCTGA
- the CCDC159 gene encoding coiled-coil domain-containing protein 159 isoform X7, translating to MSRCDPLLAGLPQDPDYSLPCSSSPLPSNVCVPANRKCDKYWDSSSDKTLDYTIHWSRTPEPEILGPAASENTVRSIDWRPGRDSGPQLCGSPLIQTPDSQEQCNDQDLKRHHSVAKKPLEASSPKVKVKSTMMIPDSQKHLRCELESLKSQLQAQTKAFEFLNHSVTMLEKESCLQQIKIQQLEVSSAEVLSPMSRQAEKERHRWGAEQGRQELYGALAQGLQGLQRTLRDGEEVERARTTRCLQLLAQEIRDRLHCPLSKKFLWEELELVREEVTFIYQKLQAQEDEITENLMNIQKVQKTQVKCRKVLTKMKQQGHETSDWPETEEMPPGGSGSWRGDLQKELSDIWGLPQGLEPQGLQGAPMPEPSVPLLGLGLRLRPEPFPATVQQEPLLPTCLSSRDCSP from the exons atgagcaggtg CGACCCTCTCCTGGCTGGCCTACCCCAGGACCCTGACtactctctgccctgctcctcaTCTCCCTTGCCCTCCAACGTGTGTGTGCCTGCTAACAGGAAGTGTGACAAGTACTGGG ACTCTTCCTCAGACAAGACCTTGGACTATACCATTCACTGGTCCAGGACCCCAGAGCCAGAGATCTTGGGGCCAGCTGCTTCTGAGAACACAGTGCGGAGTATAGACTGGAGGCCTGGGAGGGACTCAGGGCCTCAGTTGTGTGGGTCTCCTCTCATCCAGACCCCAGACTCACAGGAGCAGTGTAATGACCAGGACCTGAAGAGGCATCACAGCGTCGCTAAG AAGCCCTTGGAGGCCAGCTCTCCCAAAGTCAAAG TTAAGTCCACCATGATGATTCCCGACTCCCAGAAGCACCTGCGATGCGAGCTGGAGTCACTCAAGAGCCAGCTACAGGCCCAGACCAAG GCTTTCGAGTTCCTAAACCACTCCGTGACCATGTTGGAGAAGGAGAGCTGCCTGCAGCAAATCAAGATCCAACAGCTTGAAG TCTCATCTGCAGAGGTGCTGAGCCCCATGAGCCGCCAGGCAGAGAAGGAGCGACACAGGTGGGGCGCGGAGCAGGGACGGCAGGAGCTGTATGGGGCCCTGGCTCAAGGCCTGCAAGGGCTACAGAGGACCCTGCGTGACGGTGAGGAGGTAGAGAGGGCCCGCACCACTCGCTGTCTGCAGCTGCTGGCCCAGGAGATCCGGGACAG GCTGCACTGTCCCCTCAGCAAGAAGTTCCTGTGGGAGGAGCTGGAACTGGTGCGGGAGGAGGTGACCTTCATCTATCAGAAGCTCC aGGCTCAGGAGGACGAGATCACGGAGAACCTGATGAACATCCAGAAGGTGCAGAAGACACAGGTGAAGTGCCGCAAG GTCCTGACCAAGATGAAGCAGCAGGGGCATGAGACCTCCGACTGGCCGGAGACTGAGGAGATGCCACCAGGAGGCAGTGGCTCCTGGAGGGGTGACCTCCAAAAGGAGCTGAGTGACATATG GGGGCTCCCCCAGGGACTGGAACCTCAGGG GCTACAAGGGGCACCGATGCCTGAGCCCTCTGTTCCCCTCCTGGGACTCGGACTCAGACTCAGACCAGAACCCTTCCCAGCCACCGTTCAACAAGAGCCACTCCTTCCCACCTG CCTGAGCAGCCGGGACTGCTCTCCCTGA
- the CCDC159 gene encoding coiled-coil domain-containing protein 159 isoform X4 — protein sequence MSRCDPLLAGLPQDPDYSLPCSSSPLPSNVCVPANRKCDKYWDSSSDKTLDYTIHWSRTPEPEILGPAASENTVRSIDWRPGRDSGPQLCGSPLIQTPDSQEQCNDQDLKRHHSVAKKPLEASSPKVKVKSTMMIPDSQKHLRCELESLKSQLQAQTKAFEFLNHSVTMLEKESCLQQIKIQQLEEVLSPMSRQAEKERHRWGAEQGRQELYGALAQGLQGLQRTLRDGEEVERARTTRCLQLLAQEIRDRLHCPLSKKFLWEELELVREEVTFIYQKLQAQEDEITENLMNIQKVQKTQVKCRKVLTKMKQQGHETSDWPETEEMPPGGSGSWRGDLQKELSDIWSAVHLLQNSFDGFTMSAGGSPRDWNLRGYKGHRCLSPLFPSWDSDSDSDQNPSQPPFNKSHSFPPA from the exons atgagcaggtg CGACCCTCTCCTGGCTGGCCTACCCCAGGACCCTGACtactctctgccctgctcctcaTCTCCCTTGCCCTCCAACGTGTGTGTGCCTGCTAACAGGAAGTGTGACAAGTACTGGG ACTCTTCCTCAGACAAGACCTTGGACTATACCATTCACTGGTCCAGGACCCCAGAGCCAGAGATCTTGGGGCCAGCTGCTTCTGAGAACACAGTGCGGAGTATAGACTGGAGGCCTGGGAGGGACTCAGGGCCTCAGTTGTGTGGGTCTCCTCTCATCCAGACCCCAGACTCACAGGAGCAGTGTAATGACCAGGACCTGAAGAGGCATCACAGCGTCGCTAAG AAGCCCTTGGAGGCCAGCTCTCCCAAAGTCAAAG TTAAGTCCACCATGATGATTCCCGACTCCCAGAAGCACCTGCGATGCGAGCTGGAGTCACTCAAGAGCCAGCTACAGGCCCAGACCAAG GCTTTCGAGTTCCTAAACCACTCCGTGACCATGTTGGAGAAGGAGAGCTGCCTGCAGCAAATCAAGATCCAACAGCTTGAAG AGGTGCTGAGCCCCATGAGCCGCCAGGCAGAGAAGGAGCGACACAGGTGGGGCGCGGAGCAGGGACGGCAGGAGCTGTATGGGGCCCTGGCTCAAGGCCTGCAAGGGCTACAGAGGACCCTGCGTGACGGTGAGGAGGTAGAGAGGGCCCGCACCACTCGCTGTCTGCAGCTGCTGGCCCAGGAGATCCGGGACAG GCTGCACTGTCCCCTCAGCAAGAAGTTCCTGTGGGAGGAGCTGGAACTGGTGCGGGAGGAGGTGACCTTCATCTATCAGAAGCTCC aGGCTCAGGAGGACGAGATCACGGAGAACCTGATGAACATCCAGAAGGTGCAGAAGACACAGGTGAAGTGCCGCAAG GTCCTGACCAAGATGAAGCAGCAGGGGCATGAGACCTCCGACTGGCCGGAGACTGAGGAGATGCCACCAGGAGGCAGTGGCTCCTGGAGGGGTGACCTCCAAAAGGAGCTGAGTGACATATG GTCCGCCGTGCACTTGCTGCAGAACTCCTTTGATGGCTTCACCATGTCCGCAGGGGGCTCCCCCAGGGACTGGAACCTCAGGG GCTACAAGGGGCACCGATGCCTGAGCCCTCTGTTCCCCTCCTGGGACTCGGACTCAGACTCAGACCAGAACCCTTCCCAGCCACCGTTCAACAAGAGCCACTCCTTCCCACCTG CCTGA
- the CCDC159 gene encoding coiled-coil domain-containing protein 159 isoform X9 has protein sequence MSRCDPLLAGLPQDPDYSLPCSSSPLPSNVCVPANRKCDKYWDSSSDKTLDYTIHWSRTPEPEILGPAASENTVRSIDWRPGRDSGPQLCGSPLIQTPDSQEQCNDQDLKRHHSVAKKPLEASSPKVKVKSTMMIPDSQKHLRCELESLKSQLQAQTKAFEFLNHSVTMLEKESCLQQIKIQQLEVSSAEVLSPMSRQAEKERHRWGAEQGRQELYGALAQGLQGLQRTLRDGEEVERARTTRCLQLLAQEIRDRLHCPLSKKFLWEELELVREEVTFIYQKLQAQEDEITENLMNIQKVQKTQVKCRKVLTKMKQQGHETSDWPETEEMPPGGSGSWRGDLQKELSDIWSAVHLLQNSFDGFTMSAGGSPRDWNLRA, from the exons atgagcaggtg CGACCCTCTCCTGGCTGGCCTACCCCAGGACCCTGACtactctctgccctgctcctcaTCTCCCTTGCCCTCCAACGTGTGTGTGCCTGCTAACAGGAAGTGTGACAAGTACTGGG ACTCTTCCTCAGACAAGACCTTGGACTATACCATTCACTGGTCCAGGACCCCAGAGCCAGAGATCTTGGGGCCAGCTGCTTCTGAGAACACAGTGCGGAGTATAGACTGGAGGCCTGGGAGGGACTCAGGGCCTCAGTTGTGTGGGTCTCCTCTCATCCAGACCCCAGACTCACAGGAGCAGTGTAATGACCAGGACCTGAAGAGGCATCACAGCGTCGCTAAG AAGCCCTTGGAGGCCAGCTCTCCCAAAGTCAAAG TTAAGTCCACCATGATGATTCCCGACTCCCAGAAGCACCTGCGATGCGAGCTGGAGTCACTCAAGAGCCAGCTACAGGCCCAGACCAAG GCTTTCGAGTTCCTAAACCACTCCGTGACCATGTTGGAGAAGGAGAGCTGCCTGCAGCAAATCAAGATCCAACAGCTTGAAG TCTCATCTGCAGAGGTGCTGAGCCCCATGAGCCGCCAGGCAGAGAAGGAGCGACACAGGTGGGGCGCGGAGCAGGGACGGCAGGAGCTGTATGGGGCCCTGGCTCAAGGCCTGCAAGGGCTACAGAGGACCCTGCGTGACGGTGAGGAGGTAGAGAGGGCCCGCACCACTCGCTGTCTGCAGCTGCTGGCCCAGGAGATCCGGGACAG GCTGCACTGTCCCCTCAGCAAGAAGTTCCTGTGGGAGGAGCTGGAACTGGTGCGGGAGGAGGTGACCTTCATCTATCAGAAGCTCC aGGCTCAGGAGGACGAGATCACGGAGAACCTGATGAACATCCAGAAGGTGCAGAAGACACAGGTGAAGTGCCGCAAG GTCCTGACCAAGATGAAGCAGCAGGGGCATGAGACCTCCGACTGGCCGGAGACTGAGGAGATGCCACCAGGAGGCAGTGGCTCCTGGAGGGGTGACCTCCAAAAGGAGCTGAGTGACATATG GTCCGCCGTGCACTTGCTGCAGAACTCCTTTGATGGCTTCACCATGTCCGCAGGGGGCTCCCCCAGGGACTGGAACCTCAGGG CCTGA
- the CCDC159 gene encoding coiled-coil domain-containing protein 159 isoform X10 yields the protein MSRCDPLLAGLPQDPDYSLPCSSSPLPSNVCVPANRKCDKYWDSSSDKTLDYTIHWSRTPEPEILGPAASENTVRSIDWRPGRDSGPQLCGSPLIQTPDSQEQCNDQDLKRHHSVAKKPLEASSPKVKVKSTMMIPDSQKHLRCELESLKSQLQAQTKAFEFLNHSVTMLEKESCLQQIKIQQLEVSSAEVLSPMSRQAEKERHRWGAEQGRQELYGALAQGLQGLQRTLRDGEEVERARTTRCLQLLAQEIRDRLHCPLSKKFLWEELELVREEVTFIYQKLQAQEDEITENLMNIQKVQKTQVKCRKVLTKMKQQGHETSDWPETEEMPPGGSGSWRGDLQKELSDIWGLPQGLEPQGLSSRDCSP from the exons atgagcaggtg CGACCCTCTCCTGGCTGGCCTACCCCAGGACCCTGACtactctctgccctgctcctcaTCTCCCTTGCCCTCCAACGTGTGTGTGCCTGCTAACAGGAAGTGTGACAAGTACTGGG ACTCTTCCTCAGACAAGACCTTGGACTATACCATTCACTGGTCCAGGACCCCAGAGCCAGAGATCTTGGGGCCAGCTGCTTCTGAGAACACAGTGCGGAGTATAGACTGGAGGCCTGGGAGGGACTCAGGGCCTCAGTTGTGTGGGTCTCCTCTCATCCAGACCCCAGACTCACAGGAGCAGTGTAATGACCAGGACCTGAAGAGGCATCACAGCGTCGCTAAG AAGCCCTTGGAGGCCAGCTCTCCCAAAGTCAAAG TTAAGTCCACCATGATGATTCCCGACTCCCAGAAGCACCTGCGATGCGAGCTGGAGTCACTCAAGAGCCAGCTACAGGCCCAGACCAAG GCTTTCGAGTTCCTAAACCACTCCGTGACCATGTTGGAGAAGGAGAGCTGCCTGCAGCAAATCAAGATCCAACAGCTTGAAG TCTCATCTGCAGAGGTGCTGAGCCCCATGAGCCGCCAGGCAGAGAAGGAGCGACACAGGTGGGGCGCGGAGCAGGGACGGCAGGAGCTGTATGGGGCCCTGGCTCAAGGCCTGCAAGGGCTACAGAGGACCCTGCGTGACGGTGAGGAGGTAGAGAGGGCCCGCACCACTCGCTGTCTGCAGCTGCTGGCCCAGGAGATCCGGGACAG GCTGCACTGTCCCCTCAGCAAGAAGTTCCTGTGGGAGGAGCTGGAACTGGTGCGGGAGGAGGTGACCTTCATCTATCAGAAGCTCC aGGCTCAGGAGGACGAGATCACGGAGAACCTGATGAACATCCAGAAGGTGCAGAAGACACAGGTGAAGTGCCGCAAG GTCCTGACCAAGATGAAGCAGCAGGGGCATGAGACCTCCGACTGGCCGGAGACTGAGGAGATGCCACCAGGAGGCAGTGGCTCCTGGAGGGGTGACCTCCAAAAGGAGCTGAGTGACATATG GGGGCTCCCCCAGGGACTGGAACCTCAGGG CCTGAGCAGCCGGGACTGCTCTCCCTGA
- the CCDC159 gene encoding coiled-coil domain-containing protein 159 isoform X2 — MSRCDPLLAGLPQDPDYSLPCSSSPLPSNVCVPANRKCDKYWDSSSDKTLDYTIHWSRTPEPEILGPAASENTVRSIDWRPGRDSGPQLCGSPLIQTPDSQEQCNDQDLKRHHSVAKPLEASSPKVKVKSTMMIPDSQKHLRCELESLKSQLQAQTKAFEFLNHSVTMLEKESCLQQIKIQQLEVSSAEVLSPMSRQAEKERHRWGAEQGRQELYGALAQGLQGLQRTLRDGEEVERARTTRCLQLLAQEIRDRLHCPLSKKFLWEELELVREEVTFIYQKLQAQEDEITENLMNIQKVQKTQVKCRKVLTKMKQQGHETSDWPETEEMPPGGSGSWRGDLQKELSDIWSAVHLLQNSFDGFTMSAGGSPRDWNLRGYKGHRCLSPLFPSWDSDSDSDQNPSQPPFNKSHSFPPA, encoded by the exons atgagcaggtg CGACCCTCTCCTGGCTGGCCTACCCCAGGACCCTGACtactctctgccctgctcctcaTCTCCCTTGCCCTCCAACGTGTGTGTGCCTGCTAACAGGAAGTGTGACAAGTACTGGG ACTCTTCCTCAGACAAGACCTTGGACTATACCATTCACTGGTCCAGGACCCCAGAGCCAGAGATCTTGGGGCCAGCTGCTTCTGAGAACACAGTGCGGAGTATAGACTGGAGGCCTGGGAGGGACTCAGGGCCTCAGTTGTGTGGGTCTCCTCTCATCCAGACCCCAGACTCACAGGAGCAGTGTAATGACCAGGACCTGAAGAGGCATCACAGCGTCGCTAAG CCCTTGGAGGCCAGCTCTCCCAAAGTCAAAG TTAAGTCCACCATGATGATTCCCGACTCCCAGAAGCACCTGCGATGCGAGCTGGAGTCACTCAAGAGCCAGCTACAGGCCCAGACCAAG GCTTTCGAGTTCCTAAACCACTCCGTGACCATGTTGGAGAAGGAGAGCTGCCTGCAGCAAATCAAGATCCAACAGCTTGAAG TCTCATCTGCAGAGGTGCTGAGCCCCATGAGCCGCCAGGCAGAGAAGGAGCGACACAGGTGGGGCGCGGAGCAGGGACGGCAGGAGCTGTATGGGGCCCTGGCTCAAGGCCTGCAAGGGCTACAGAGGACCCTGCGTGACGGTGAGGAGGTAGAGAGGGCCCGCACCACTCGCTGTCTGCAGCTGCTGGCCCAGGAGATCCGGGACAG GCTGCACTGTCCCCTCAGCAAGAAGTTCCTGTGGGAGGAGCTGGAACTGGTGCGGGAGGAGGTGACCTTCATCTATCAGAAGCTCC aGGCTCAGGAGGACGAGATCACGGAGAACCTGATGAACATCCAGAAGGTGCAGAAGACACAGGTGAAGTGCCGCAAG GTCCTGACCAAGATGAAGCAGCAGGGGCATGAGACCTCCGACTGGCCGGAGACTGAGGAGATGCCACCAGGAGGCAGTGGCTCCTGGAGGGGTGACCTCCAAAAGGAGCTGAGTGACATATG GTCCGCCGTGCACTTGCTGCAGAACTCCTTTGATGGCTTCACCATGTCCGCAGGGGGCTCCCCCAGGGACTGGAACCTCAGGG GCTACAAGGGGCACCGATGCCTGAGCCCTCTGTTCCCCTCCTGGGACTCGGACTCAGACTCAGACCAGAACCCTTCCCAGCCACCGTTCAACAAGAGCCACTCCTTCCCACCTG CCTGA
- the CCDC159 gene encoding coiled-coil domain-containing protein 159 isoform X8, with product MRWCPHGIKFQRHSWGLALRSLRGEHEQVVCDSSSDKTLDYTIHWSRTPEPEILGPAASENTVRSIDWRPGRDSGPQLCGSPLIQTPDSQEQCNDQDLKRHHSVAKKPLEASSPKVKVKSTMMIPDSQKHLRCELESLKSQLQAQTKAFEFLNHSVTMLEKESCLQQIKIQQLEVSSAEVLSPMSRQAEKERHRWGAEQGRQELYGALAQGLQGLQRTLRDGEEVERARTTRCLQLLAQEIRDRLHCPLSKKFLWEELELVREEVTFIYQKLQAQEDEITENLMNIQKVQKTQVKCRKVLTKMKQQGHETSDWPETEEMPPGGSGSWRGDLQKELSDIWSAVHLLQNSFDGFTMSAGGSPRDWNLRGYKGHRCLSPLFPSWDSDSDSDQNPSQPPFNKSHSFPPA from the exons ATGCGATGGTGTCCCCACGGGATCAAATTTCAGCGTCACAGCTGGGGACTGGCTTTGCGGTCCCTGaggggagagcatgagcaggtggtATGTG ACTCTTCCTCAGACAAGACCTTGGACTATACCATTCACTGGTCCAGGACCCCAGAGCCAGAGATCTTGGGGCCAGCTGCTTCTGAGAACACAGTGCGGAGTATAGACTGGAGGCCTGGGAGGGACTCAGGGCCTCAGTTGTGTGGGTCTCCTCTCATCCAGACCCCAGACTCACAGGAGCAGTGTAATGACCAGGACCTGAAGAGGCATCACAGCGTCGCTAAG AAGCCCTTGGAGGCCAGCTCTCCCAAAGTCAAAG TTAAGTCCACCATGATGATTCCCGACTCCCAGAAGCACCTGCGATGCGAGCTGGAGTCACTCAAGAGCCAGCTACAGGCCCAGACCAAG GCTTTCGAGTTCCTAAACCACTCCGTGACCATGTTGGAGAAGGAGAGCTGCCTGCAGCAAATCAAGATCCAACAGCTTGAAG TCTCATCTGCAGAGGTGCTGAGCCCCATGAGCCGCCAGGCAGAGAAGGAGCGACACAGGTGGGGCGCGGAGCAGGGACGGCAGGAGCTGTATGGGGCCCTGGCTCAAGGCCTGCAAGGGCTACAGAGGACCCTGCGTGACGGTGAGGAGGTAGAGAGGGCCCGCACCACTCGCTGTCTGCAGCTGCTGGCCCAGGAGATCCGGGACAG GCTGCACTGTCCCCTCAGCAAGAAGTTCCTGTGGGAGGAGCTGGAACTGGTGCGGGAGGAGGTGACCTTCATCTATCAGAAGCTCC aGGCTCAGGAGGACGAGATCACGGAGAACCTGATGAACATCCAGAAGGTGCAGAAGACACAGGTGAAGTGCCGCAAG GTCCTGACCAAGATGAAGCAGCAGGGGCATGAGACCTCCGACTGGCCGGAGACTGAGGAGATGCCACCAGGAGGCAGTGGCTCCTGGAGGGGTGACCTCCAAAAGGAGCTGAGTGACATATG GTCCGCCGTGCACTTGCTGCAGAACTCCTTTGATGGCTTCACCATGTCCGCAGGGGGCTCCCCCAGGGACTGGAACCTCAGGG GCTACAAGGGGCACCGATGCCTGAGCCCTCTGTTCCCCTCCTGGGACTCGGACTCAGACTCAGACCAGAACCCTTCCCAGCCACCGTTCAACAAGAGCCACTCCTTCCCACCTG CCTGA